Proteins from a genomic interval of Kitasatospora herbaricolor:
- a CDS encoding flotillin family protein — protein MLIGIAGAAVASIVILIVLFKLMWRVAEPNEALIISGSKHRAEGVGEGLGFRVVTGRGTLVTPGVQVVRKLSLDLNEADLDVECVTSQGIPVHVKGVVIFKVGDDTVSIANAARRFLDQQAMMGHRVHNVFAGHLRSIVGGLTVEDMIRDRERLTGETRAASGTEMEKLGLIIDSLQIQEILDPTGYIQNLAAPHAARVMRDARIAQAEADRQATEAEQEAFARKAEATRNSGIQQAGYQAEMETATARAMQAGPLAQAAARQEVVVQETKVAELEAHRKEQQLQADVRKPADARAYETRTKADADRDARISAAQAQAKETELKAGAEANRVKIAALAEAEATKARGLASAEATRATGQAEAASAEAKGLAAAEAARALGLAEAEAIKARAAALAENQEAVVAQQLAENWPEIVRAGAEAFGNVEHMVLLNGAEGMGEMFAKALTMGGTGLGLARQLLGTMNGAAGSAGAELPAQPGSERPRAQSVPVQDA, from the coding sequence ATGCTCATCGGCATCGCAGGGGCGGCCGTCGCCTCGATCGTCATCCTGATCGTGCTCTTCAAGCTCATGTGGCGGGTCGCCGAGCCCAACGAGGCACTGATCATCTCCGGGTCCAAGCACCGCGCCGAGGGAGTCGGCGAGGGGCTGGGGTTCCGGGTCGTCACCGGCCGCGGGACGCTCGTCACCCCGGGCGTCCAGGTCGTCCGCAAGCTGTCGCTGGATCTCAACGAGGCCGACCTCGACGTCGAGTGCGTGACCTCGCAGGGGATCCCGGTGCACGTCAAGGGCGTTGTGATCTTCAAGGTCGGCGACGACACGGTGTCGATCGCCAACGCCGCCCGCCGCTTCCTGGACCAGCAGGCGATGATGGGCCACCGCGTCCACAACGTCTTCGCCGGCCATCTGCGCTCCATCGTCGGCGGGCTGACCGTCGAGGACATGATCCGCGACCGCGAGCGGCTCACCGGGGAGACCCGGGCCGCCTCCGGCACGGAGATGGAGAAGCTGGGCCTGATCATCGACTCGCTGCAGATCCAGGAGATCCTGGACCCGACCGGGTACATCCAGAACCTCGCCGCCCCGCACGCCGCGCGGGTCATGCGGGACGCCCGGATCGCCCAGGCCGAGGCGGACCGCCAGGCCACCGAGGCCGAGCAGGAGGCGTTCGCCCGCAAGGCCGAGGCGACCCGCAACAGCGGTATCCAGCAGGCCGGTTACCAGGCCGAGATGGAGACCGCGACGGCCCGCGCCATGCAGGCCGGACCGCTCGCCCAGGCCGCCGCCCGCCAGGAGGTCGTGGTCCAGGAGACCAAGGTCGCCGAGCTGGAGGCGCACCGCAAGGAGCAGCAGCTGCAGGCGGACGTCCGCAAGCCCGCCGACGCCCGCGCGTACGAGACCCGGACCAAGGCCGACGCCGACCGCGACGCCCGGATCTCGGCGGCCCAGGCGCAGGCCAAGGAGACCGAGCTGAAGGCCGGCGCCGAGGCGAACCGGGTGAAGATCGCGGCGCTCGCCGAGGCCGAGGCCACCAAGGCCAGGGGCCTGGCGTCCGCGGAGGCCACCCGGGCCACCGGCCAGGCGGAGGCCGCCTCGGCCGAGGCCAAGGGCCTGGCGGCGGCGGAGGCCGCCCGGGCGCTCGGTCTGGCCGAGGCCGAGGCGATCAAGGCCCGCGCGGCCGCCCTGGCGGAGAACCAGGAGGCCGTGGTCGCCCAGCAACTCGCCGAGAACTGGCCGGAGATCGTCCGGGCCGGCGCCGAGGCGTTCGGCAACGTCGAGCACATGGTGCTGCTCAACGGCGCCGAGGGGATGGGCGAGATGTTCGCCAAGGCCCTGACCATGGGCGGGACGGGCCTCGGCCTGGCCCGCCAGCTGCTGGGGACGATGAACGGGGCCGCGGGCAGCGCCGGCGCCGAACTCCCCGCGCAGCCCGGCTCCGAGCGCCCCCGGGCGCAGTCCGTCCCGGTCCAGGACGCCTGA
- the thiC gene encoding phosphomethylpyrimidine synthase ThiC encodes MTMFETPEKSAQSPAGGAAGSPVSSAASGYPTPAWRKAYREGSRPDLRVPYREVILTNGGSVPLYDTSGPYTDPSYEPDVRRGLPALRDAWIRQRGDVEEYDGREARPEDDGIKHTSPRGGDLRNLDAVFPGRPRRPLRGRAGAAVTQLAYAKRGTVTPEMEFIALREGLEAEFVRSEVARGRAVIPLNVNHPEVEPAIIGTNFLVKINANIGNSAVTSSIEEEVEKMTWATRWGADTVMDLSTGRNIHTTREWILRNSPVPIGTVPLYQALEKVDGKAEELSWDVYRDTVIEQCEQGVDYMTVHAGVLLRYVPMTARRKTGIVSRGGSIMAAWCLAHHRENFLYTNFEELCDILASYDVTFSLGDGLRPGSTADANDQAQFAELQTLGELGRIARDRDVQVMIEGPGHVAMNKIKENMDLQKEICDEAPFYTLGPLTTDVAPGYDHITSGIGAAMIAWWGTAMLCYVTPKEHLGLPNRDDVKTGVITYKIAAHAADLAKGHPGASDWDDALSDARFEFRWEDQFNLALDPETARAFHDETLPAEPAKTAHFCSMCGPKFCSMKISQKIRDEHGDGSTAVASALDGEAEAGMAAMSAEFAAKGNRVYLPLAD; translated from the coding sequence ATGACCATGTTCGAAACACCGGAGAAGTCTGCCCAGAGCCCGGCGGGCGGTGCGGCCGGCAGCCCGGTCAGCAGCGCCGCCAGCGGCTACCCGACCCCGGCGTGGCGCAAGGCCTACCGTGAGGGATCCCGCCCTGACCTGCGGGTGCCGTACCGCGAAGTGATCCTCACCAACGGCGGGAGCGTCCCGCTGTACGACACCTCCGGCCCGTATACCGACCCCTCGTACGAGCCGGACGTCCGGCGCGGTCTGCCGGCCCTGCGCGACGCGTGGATCCGCCAGCGCGGCGACGTCGAGGAGTACGACGGCCGCGAGGCCCGCCCGGAGGACGACGGGATCAAGCACACCTCGCCGCGCGGCGGGGACCTGCGCAACCTCGACGCCGTCTTCCCCGGCCGCCCGCGCCGTCCGCTGCGCGGCCGGGCGGGCGCGGCCGTCACCCAGCTCGCCTACGCGAAGCGCGGGACCGTCACGCCGGAGATGGAGTTCATCGCCCTGCGGGAGGGCCTGGAGGCGGAGTTCGTCCGCTCCGAGGTGGCCCGCGGCCGGGCGGTGATCCCGCTGAACGTGAACCACCCGGAGGTCGAGCCGGCGATCATCGGCACCAACTTCCTGGTGAAGATCAACGCCAACATCGGCAACTCCGCGGTCACCTCCTCGATCGAGGAGGAGGTGGAGAAGATGACCTGGGCGACCCGTTGGGGCGCCGACACCGTGATGGACCTCTCCACCGGCCGCAACATCCACACCACCCGCGAGTGGATCCTGCGCAACTCGCCCGTCCCGATCGGCACCGTGCCGCTGTACCAGGCGCTGGAGAAGGTCGACGGCAAGGCCGAGGAGCTGAGCTGGGACGTCTACCGCGACACCGTGATCGAGCAGTGCGAGCAGGGCGTCGACTACATGACCGTGCACGCCGGCGTGCTGCTGCGGTACGTGCCGATGACCGCCCGGCGCAAGACCGGCATCGTCTCGCGCGGCGGCTCGATCATGGCGGCCTGGTGCCTGGCCCACCACCGGGAGAACTTCCTCTACACCAACTTCGAGGAGCTCTGCGACATCCTCGCGAGCTACGACGTCACCTTCTCGCTCGGTGACGGCCTGCGCCCCGGCTCCACCGCGGACGCCAACGACCAGGCGCAGTTCGCCGAACTGCAGACCCTCGGCGAGCTCGGCCGGATCGCCCGCGACCGGGACGTCCAGGTGATGATCGAGGGCCCCGGCCACGTCGCGATGAACAAGATCAAGGAGAACATGGATCTCCAGAAGGAGATCTGCGACGAGGCGCCCTTCTACACCCTGGGCCCGCTCACCACCGACGTCGCCCCCGGCTACGACCACATCACCTCGGGCATCGGCGCGGCGATGATCGCCTGGTGGGGCACGGCGATGCTCTGCTACGTCACGCCCAAGGAGCACCTGGGCCTGCCGAACCGGGACGACGTGAAGACCGGCGTCATCACCTACAAGATCGCCGCGCACGCCGCCGACCTCGCCAAGGGCCACCCCGGCGCCAGCGACTGGGACGACGCGCTCTCGGACGCCCGGTTCGAGTTCCGGTGGGAGGACCAGTTCAACCTGGCCCTCGACCCGGAGACGGCCCGCGCCTTCCACGACGAGACGCTGCCGGCGGAGCCCGCCAAGACGGCCCACTTCTGCTCCATGTGCGGCCCGAAGTTCTGTTCGATGAAGATCTCCCAGAAGATCCGCGACGAGCACGGCGACGGCTCCACCGCCGTCGCCTCGGCCCTGGACGGTGAGGCGGAGGCCGGCATGGCCGCGATGTCCGCCGAGTTCGCAGCCAAGGGCAACCGGGTGTACCTGCCGCTGGCGGACTGA
- a CDS encoding helix-turn-helix domain-containing protein gives MGTPLGDFIRARRDRIQPESLGVPDHGRRRSPGLRRSDLATRAGISVEYLTRLEQGRDRNPSVAVVNALADALSLDPSERTHLRYLTKITGGECTAHPRPEPPRREVRPAVRETLRLLEPGIAVLTNRLGDVLARTSGYELVMDGGGLLDADTPNLTRYVFTDPRARTFFADWDDVADEQAFDLWLGPSVENTEWLTAELAPTAGPEFTRRLNRHLVPARGVLRIDHPSGHGLRLLRETLELTADAQQLVVLLPADDATAQALDRLRRRTPGRLRAIS, from the coding sequence ATGGGAACGCCGTTGGGAGACTTCATCCGGGCCAGGCGCGACCGCATCCAGCCGGAGTCCCTCGGGGTGCCGGACCACGGGCGCCGCAGGTCACCCGGTCTGCGCCGGTCGGACCTGGCGACCCGGGCCGGGATCAGCGTCGAGTACCTGACCCGGCTGGAGCAGGGCCGGGACCGCAACCCCTCGGTCGCGGTGGTGAACGCGCTGGCCGACGCCCTCAGCCTGGACCCCTCCGAGCGCACCCACCTGCGCTACCTCACGAAGATCACCGGTGGTGAGTGCACCGCGCACCCCCGCCCGGAGCCGCCGCGCCGCGAGGTCCGGCCCGCCGTCCGGGAGACCCTGCGCCTGCTGGAACCGGGGATCGCCGTCCTGACCAACCGGCTGGGCGACGTCCTCGCCCGGACCAGCGGCTACGAGCTGGTGATGGACGGCGGCGGACTGCTCGACGCCGACACCCCGAACCTCACCCGCTACGTCTTCACCGACCCCCGGGCCAGGACCTTCTTCGCCGACTGGGACGACGTCGCGGACGAGCAGGCCTTCGACCTCTGGCTCGGCCCCTCCGTCGAGAACACCGAGTGGCTCACCGCCGAACTCGCCCCCACCGCCGGCCCCGAGTTCACCCGCCGGCTCAACCGCCACCTGGTGCCGGCCCGGGGCGTCCTGCGGATCGACCACCCGTCGGGGCACGGGCTCCGGCTCCTGCGCGAGACCCTCGAACTCACCGCCGACGCCCAGCAACTGGTCGTCCTCCTCCCGGCCGACGACGCCACGGCCCAGGCCCTCGACCGGCTCCGCCGGCGGACCCCCGGCCGGCTGCGGGCCATCTCGTGA
- a CDS encoding NADPH-dependent FMN reductase yields MEKKSKLVIIVGSVREGRFGPVVASWVAEQARTHGGFEVEVVDLAGIDIPLALPAQSPKYAGEAYPRPAGMAPLTSALEGADAFLVVTPEYNHSYPASLKAAVDWHFTQWTAKPVAFVSYGGAAGGRHAVLHLENVLTELHAVTVRDGLAFPNYFTAWQDGRPLDPAAPGYARTLLDQLAWWADALRSARAAVPYPA; encoded by the coding sequence ATGGAGAAGAAGAGCAAGCTGGTGATCATCGTCGGAAGTGTCCGGGAGGGCCGGTTCGGCCCGGTCGTCGCCTCGTGGGTGGCCGAGCAGGCGCGGACCCATGGCGGGTTCGAGGTGGAGGTGGTCGATCTGGCCGGGATCGACATCCCGTTGGCGCTGCCGGCGCAGTCGCCGAAGTACGCGGGTGAGGCGTACCCCCGGCCGGCCGGGATGGCGCCGCTGACCTCGGCGCTGGAGGGCGCCGACGCGTTCCTGGTGGTCACACCGGAGTACAACCACAGCTATCCGGCGTCCTTGAAGGCGGCGGTGGACTGGCACTTCACCCAGTGGACGGCCAAGCCGGTCGCCTTCGTCAGCTACGGCGGCGCGGCCGGCGGCCGGCATGCCGTCCTGCACCTGGAGAACGTGCTGACCGAGCTGCACGCGGTGACGGTCCGGGACGGTCTGGCCTTCCCGAACTACTTCACGGCGTGGCAGGACGGTCGTCCGCTCGATCCGGCGGCCCCTGGGTACGCCAGGACGCTGCTGGACCAGCTGGCGTGGTGGGCGGATGCGTTGCGGTCGGCCCGGGCGGCGGTTCCCTACCCGGCCTGA
- a CDS encoding VOC family protein: MPNLRVKAFDHLVLNVRDVERALDFYLGPLGLEPVRVDEWRAGKAPFPSVRITPETIIDLVDGPRGDSNVDHICLTVEPLDWQEVIDSGVFTVLEGPVGRYGARGSATSVYVQDPDGNTVELRWYPQDAGA; this comes from the coding sequence ATGCCGAACCTTCGCGTGAAGGCCTTCGACCACCTCGTCCTCAACGTCCGGGACGTCGAACGGGCCCTGGACTTCTACCTCGGCCCGCTCGGCCTGGAGCCCGTCCGGGTGGACGAGTGGCGCGCCGGCAAGGCGCCGTTCCCCTCGGTCCGGATCACCCCGGAGACCATCATCGATCTGGTGGACGGCCCCCGGGGCGACTCCAACGTCGACCACATCTGCCTCACCGTGGAGCCGCTGGACTGGCAGGAGGTCATCGACTCGGGCGTCTTCACCGTCCTCGAAGGGCCGGTCGGCCGCTACGGCGCCCGGGGCAGCGCCACCTCCGTCTACGTCCAGGACCCGGACGGCAACACCGTCGAACTCCGCTGGTACCCGCAGGACGCCGGCGCCTGA
- a CDS encoding LysR family transcriptional regulator: MLERLETEIFLALAEELHFGRTAERLGITTGRVSQVIGKLERRIGGTLFERTSRSVRLSAVGRQLADDLTPLVAGMEQALRRAAEAARGVTGELRVAFLGEWTAPVLLKAVALFAERHPDCRVGVREVQLSNSRASLLDGSVDVLIASYPFDGMARGPVLLTEPRVLAVAAGHPLAGEESVSVEVLAEHPVIQYPAVTSAGFKRDRTPERTPSGRPVPKGPAGGTFSEMLTLVAMGRGVLPVGAHSRQYYPRPDVAYVPIRDAPPIERGPVWLEGNGTGRVREFVRAAADAAAR; encoded by the coding sequence ATGTTGGAGCGGCTGGAGACCGAGATCTTCCTGGCCCTGGCCGAGGAGCTGCACTTCGGCCGGACCGCCGAACGGCTGGGGATCACCACCGGCCGGGTCAGCCAGGTGATCGGGAAGCTGGAACGCCGGATCGGCGGCACCCTGTTCGAGCGGACCAGCCGCAGCGTCCGGCTCAGTGCGGTCGGCCGGCAGCTGGCGGACGACCTGACCCCCTTGGTGGCCGGGATGGAGCAGGCCCTGCGGCGGGCCGCCGAGGCGGCCCGGGGCGTCACGGGGGAGCTGCGGGTGGCCTTCCTCGGCGAGTGGACGGCGCCGGTGCTGCTCAAGGCGGTCGCGCTGTTCGCCGAGCGCCACCCCGACTGCCGGGTGGGCGTGCGCGAGGTGCAGTTGTCCAACTCCCGGGCGAGCCTGCTGGACGGCTCGGTGGACGTGCTGATCGCCTCCTACCCCTTCGACGGCATGGCCCGCGGGCCGGTGCTGCTGACCGAGCCCAGGGTGCTGGCGGTGGCCGCCGGGCATCCGCTGGCCGGTGAGGAGTCGGTGTCCGTCGAGGTGCTGGCGGAGCACCCGGTGATCCAGTATCCGGCGGTGACCTCCGCCGGGTTCAAGCGGGACCGGACGCCCGAGCGGACCCCGTCCGGGCGCCCGGTGCCGAAGGGGCCGGCCGGCGGGACCTTCTCGGAGATGCTCACCCTGGTCGCCATGGGCAGGGGCGTCCTGCCGGTCGGCGCCCACTCGCGGCAGTACTACCCGCGCCCGGACGTCGCCTACGTGCCGATCCGGGACGCCCCGCCGATCGAGCGCGGTCCGGTCTGGCTGGAGGGGAACGGCACCGGGCGGGTCCGTGAGTTCGTCCGGGCCGCGGCGGACGCCGCAGCGCGGTGA
- a CDS encoding PPOX class F420-dependent oxidoreductase, with product MTLDEATRRLLDGRNVATLATLNPDGGPQTSVVWVMRDGDTVVLSTTAGRQKARNLRKDPRVSLTLFDSANPYATVEIRGVAELREDPRRELPRVLSQKYLGVDPPAEGDEVVRLVVRVVPTRVVTFSA from the coding sequence GTGACCTTGGACGAGGCGACCCGCCGGCTGCTGGACGGGAGGAACGTCGCGACGCTGGCGACCCTCAATCCGGACGGCGGGCCGCAGACCTCGGTGGTCTGGGTGATGCGGGACGGCGACACGGTGGTGCTCTCCACCACGGCCGGACGGCAGAAGGCGCGGAACCTGCGGAAGGACCCGCGGGTCAGCCTCACGCTCTTCGACAGCGCGAACCCGTACGCGACGGTGGAGATCCGGGGTGTCGCGGAGCTGCGGGAGGACCCTCGGCGGGAGCTGCCGCGGGTGCTGTCGCAGAAGTACCTGGGGGTGGACCCGCCGGCCGAGGGGGACGAGGTGGTCCGGCTGGTGGTCCGGGTGGTCCCGACCCGGGTCGTCACCTTCTCGGCCTGA
- a CDS encoding phage holin family protein: MNNAPHLLAEDRPDFERLLDEALRDGTILAALREREPGTGAGSTGTGNTARLTSEQLRTKALLAASAIASGAAVEYEHYTRLRDNLRAEAGRPRRAPVHESTPRSTGPRNIGELAAQLSSEDGAGLFPVLTVLAPILAGAAGLVFLLLGYVLSTAAPELVLGRSLLTAGWLALAIGTGAMVIGIVGLVLTALRDGAGPPDETDPELRAEVADARRAWQLALRDRALLPYLRANLDSEPALPPFTPAPRAAPAAESTGEHRDPPTPPDFSSPGYTGASFSSPGFSSPGVEGVTDPEGRTPRPAEFSSPGYSPPAFTSPDDV; this comes from the coding sequence ATGAACAACGCCCCGCACCTGCTGGCCGAGGACCGCCCGGACTTCGAGCGCCTCCTCGACGAAGCACTGCGCGACGGAACCATCCTGGCGGCGCTGCGCGAGCGCGAACCGGGCACCGGTGCCGGCAGCACCGGCACCGGCAACACCGCCCGCCTCACCTCCGAGCAGCTGCGCACCAAGGCACTGCTCGCCGCGAGCGCCATCGCCTCCGGCGCCGCCGTCGAGTACGAGCACTACACCCGGCTGCGCGACAACCTGCGCGCCGAGGCCGGGCGGCCGCGGCGCGCCCCCGTCCACGAGTCCACCCCGCGCAGCACCGGCCCGCGGAACATCGGCGAACTCGCCGCCCAGCTCAGCTCCGAGGACGGCGCGGGCCTCTTCCCCGTGCTCACCGTCCTGGCGCCGATCCTGGCCGGCGCCGCCGGGCTGGTCTTCCTGCTGCTCGGGTACGTGCTGAGCACCGCCGCCCCCGAGCTGGTGCTGGGGCGCTCGCTGCTCACCGCGGGCTGGCTGGCGCTGGCCATCGGCACCGGCGCGATGGTCATCGGCATCGTCGGACTCGTCCTGACCGCGCTGCGCGACGGCGCCGGACCGCCGGACGAGACCGACCCCGAGCTGCGCGCCGAGGTGGCCGACGCCCGCCGGGCCTGGCAGCTCGCGCTGCGCGACCGCGCCCTGCTGCCGTACCTGCGGGCCAACCTGGACTCGGAGCCGGCGCTGCCGCCGTTCACCCCGGCGCCCCGGGCCGCGCCGGCCGCCGAGAGCACCGGCGAGCACCGCGACCCGCCGACCCCGCCGGACTTCAGCAGCCCCGGGTACACCGGCGCGAGCTTCAGCAGCCCCGGCTTCTCCAGCCCCGGCGTCGAGGGCGTCACCGACCCGGAGGGCCGCACCCCGCGCCCGGCCGAGTTCAGCAGCCCGGGCTACAGTCCGCCCGCCTTCACCAGCCCCGACGACGTCTGA
- a CDS encoding metallophosphoesterase, with protein MTPEDRFPGPEQPDSGPRHHPDLDVLPYGSYFEPAEPTGYTDGYSETYSAYGGARYLEQHWPSAPQQSAPHHEEQHQPLFQEQAFQEPGFQDAGFHEPGFQDPSFQAQVPHEPTLHDRAAHPAPPREDPPTIELGPPLTEDGLPYSTPYPAPDPSEPPGPLYVVGDVHGYLDELVAELRHQGLIDADGHWSAGRSRIWFLGDFTDRGPDGIGVIDLVMQLAAEAAAAGGYCRALMGNHELLFLGAHRYGDEPVQSTAGTASFLAAWRLNGGQQHDLDRLESHHISWLSRLPAMALEDGHLLLHSDTTAYLEYGESIAEVNDAVHDLLADEGADEWWDAFRRFTKRFAFRGNAGPTAVHELLDAYGGRRVVHGHSPIPYLTGAAHADDGVPPHIPGPYVYADDLAIAMDGGVTMEGRLLIARLPVN; from the coding sequence ATGACACCCGAGGACCGCTTCCCCGGGCCTGAACAGCCGGACTCAGGCCCCCGCCATCACCCGGACCTCGACGTGCTGCCCTACGGCTCCTACTTCGAGCCCGCGGAACCCACCGGCTACACCGACGGCTACTCCGAGACGTACAGCGCCTACGGCGGCGCCCGGTACCTCGAACAGCACTGGCCCTCCGCCCCGCAGCAGAGCGCCCCGCACCACGAGGAGCAGCACCAGCCGCTCTTCCAGGAGCAGGCCTTCCAGGAGCCCGGCTTCCAGGACGCGGGCTTCCACGAGCCCGGCTTCCAGGACCCTTCCTTCCAGGCGCAGGTCCCGCACGAGCCCACCCTGCACGACCGTGCCGCGCACCCGGCGCCGCCGCGCGAGGACCCGCCGACCATCGAGCTGGGCCCGCCGCTCACCGAGGACGGCCTGCCCTACTCCACCCCGTACCCCGCGCCCGACCCCAGCGAGCCCCCCGGCCCGCTGTACGTCGTCGGCGACGTCCACGGCTACCTCGACGAGCTGGTCGCCGAGCTGCGCCACCAGGGCCTGATCGACGCCGACGGCCACTGGTCCGCCGGCCGCTCCCGGATCTGGTTCCTCGGCGACTTCACCGACCGCGGCCCCGACGGCATCGGCGTCATCGACCTGGTCATGCAGCTCGCCGCCGAGGCCGCCGCCGCCGGCGGCTACTGCCGCGCCCTGATGGGCAATCACGAGCTGCTCTTCCTCGGCGCGCACCGCTACGGCGACGAGCCCGTGCAGTCCACCGCCGGCACCGCCTCCTTCCTCGCCGCGTGGCGGCTCAACGGCGGCCAGCAGCACGACCTCGACCGGCTGGAGTCGCACCACATCAGCTGGCTGTCCCGGCTGCCCGCGATGGCGCTGGAGGACGGCCACCTGCTGCTGCACTCCGACACCACCGCCTACCTGGAGTACGGCGAGTCGATCGCCGAGGTCAACGACGCCGTCCACGACCTGCTCGCCGACGAGGGCGCCGACGAGTGGTGGGACGCCTTCCGCCGCTTCACCAAGCGGTTCGCCTTCCGCGGCAACGCCGGCCCGACCGCCGTCCACGAGCTGCTCGACGCCTACGGCGGCCGGCGCGTGGTGCACGGCCACAGCCCCATCCCGTACCTCACCGGCGCGGCCCACGCCGACGACGGCGTGCCGCCGCACATCCCCGGCCCGTACGTCTACGCGGACGACCTGGCCATCGCCATGGACGGTGGCGTCACCATGGAAGGCCGCCTGCTGATCGCCCGACTGCCCGTCAACTGA
- a CDS encoding LacI family DNA-binding transcriptional regulator, producing the protein MTAAANQSGRRPTTSRRLERAGIRDVAAAAGVSITTVSDALNGKGRLPDETRSRVREVAERLGYRPSAAARTLRTGRSGLIGLTVTTYGEEPFTFTEFAYFAEMARAATSAALGRGYALVVLPASSRHDVWGNIALDGTVVIDPPDQDPLVSELYRSGVPVVSDGKPGNCPVTAWVDNDHEAAVLGILDHLTESGARRIGLLTGTSTDTYTRLSTDAYLGWCDRVGQEPVYETYPAHDPAAGAVAADRLLARPDRPDAVYGLFDPNGTDLLAAARRYGLRVPDDLLLVCCSESDVYAGTEPPITTLSLKPRRIGTTVVNLLIDAIEGVDSGTGVDVGRLFPPRFRTAGTGPPPGTLMPTELIVRASSQRRSTRTTVSPPRSPGEV; encoded by the coding sequence ATGACAGCAGCAGCCAACCAGAGCGGTCGGCGACCCACCACCTCACGACGTCTGGAGCGGGCCGGCATCCGGGATGTGGCAGCAGCCGCCGGAGTGTCGATCACCACGGTCTCCGACGCGTTGAACGGTAAGGGGCGCCTGCCCGACGAGACCAGAAGCCGGGTCCGCGAGGTCGCCGAGCGCCTCGGCTACCGCCCCTCGGCCGCCGCCCGTACCCTGCGCACCGGCAGGTCGGGCCTGATCGGCCTGACCGTCACCACCTACGGCGAGGAGCCGTTCACCTTCACCGAGTTCGCCTACTTCGCCGAGATGGCCAGGGCCGCCACCAGCGCCGCGCTCGGCCGCGGCTACGCCCTGGTGGTGCTGCCGGCCTCCTCCCGGCACGACGTCTGGGGCAACATCGCCCTGGACGGCACCGTGGTCATCGACCCGCCCGACCAGGACCCCCTGGTCAGCGAGCTCTACCGGTCCGGCGTCCCGGTGGTCAGCGACGGCAAGCCCGGCAACTGCCCGGTCACCGCCTGGGTCGACAACGACCACGAGGCCGCCGTCCTGGGCATCCTCGACCACCTCACCGAGTCCGGCGCCCGCCGGATCGGCCTGCTCACCGGCACCAGCACCGACACCTACACCCGGCTCTCCACCGACGCCTACCTCGGCTGGTGCGACCGGGTCGGCCAGGAGCCGGTGTACGAGACCTACCCCGCGCACGACCCGGCGGCCGGCGCGGTGGCGGCCGACCGGCTGCTCGCCCGCCCGGACCGCCCGGACGCCGTCTACGGCCTCTTCGACCCGAACGGCACCGACCTGCTGGCCGCCGCCCGCCGGTACGGCCTGCGGGTGCCCGACGACCTCCTGCTGGTCTGCTGCAGCGAGAGCGACGTCTACGCCGGCACCGAGCCGCCGATCACCACCCTCTCGCTCAAGCCGCGCCGGATCGGCACCACCGTGGTCAACCTGCTGATCGACGCGATCGAGGGCGTCGACTCGGGCACCGGGGTGGACGTCGGACGGCTCTTCCCGCCCCGCTTCCGGACCGCCGGGACGGGACCGCCGCCCGGCACCCTGATGCCCACCGAGCTGATCGTCCGGGCCTCCTCCCAGCGCCGCAGCACCCGAACCACCGTCAGCCCGCCCCGCTCCCCCGGCGAGGTCTAG